The Oncorhynchus masou masou isolate Uvic2021 chromosome 6, UVic_Omas_1.1, whole genome shotgun sequence genome has a window encoding:
- the LOC135542278 gene encoding tubby-related protein 1-like has protein sequence MPLRKKTLRDVWTDDRSQESQAMSTPHKPKKKAESANPATNGADAKPKKSKNKKSEELSGEENPAVQSGKKVKKKKPDGEKTEKEKVKGKEKDELKKKTKSVPKKQKVPFSAQGSDTEEDDDEEETPQKKAKKKTPKEGSDKDGMEKKSKAKDDKEYDKKTKNDTKKKEPASLFCVNGDKDKSDSKSKKKAAKSDSDDSEPETKSSKSKSKKKENANPASMFAAGGDKDKGKDKNKDKKKKKGKSKASESDDSDSEAEKGTKKKKGKGKKKKKEERPPSPDIEFDSLEEFVLQPAQQGVTVKCKMTRDKRGMDKGLYPTYYLHLDNEKKVFLLAGRKRKKSTTSNYLISIDPTDLSRGGENFIGKLRSNMMGTKFTVFDNALHPDRALPDMSNARQELAAIIYETNVLGIKGPRRLTVIIPGMGKDSERVPIRPRSDNNGLLMKFQNRKMDNLIELHNKTPTWNDDTASHVLNFNGRVTQASIKNFQIIHSKDEAYIVMQFGRVADDAFTLDYSYPMCAVQAFAIALSSFDGKITCE, from the exons ATGCCTCTCCGGAAGAAAACCCTCAGAGACGTCTGGACAGACGACCG GTCTCAAGAAAGTCAAGCTATGTCCACTCCACATAAG CCAAAGAAGAAGGCCGAGTCAGCCAACCCAGCCACCAATGGTGCCGATGCCAAGCCCAAAAAGAGCAAGAACAAGAAGAGCGAAGAGCTGTCTGGAGAAGAGAATCCTGCTGTTCAAA GTGGGAAAAAGGTCAAGAAAAAGAAACCAGACGGAgaaaaaacagaaaaggaaaaagtgaaagggaaagagaaagacgagctaaagaagaaaacaaaaagtGTGCCAAAGAAACAGAAAG tcCCCTTTTCTGCTCAAGGTTCAGATACAGAAGAAGATGATGATGAGGAAGAGACTCCACAAAAGAAGGCAAAGAAAAAGACACCAAAAGAAGGTTCTGACAAAGATGGCATGGAGAAGAAATCCAAAGCGAAAG ATGACAAAGAGTATGACAAAAAAACGAAGAACGACACCAAGAAAAAGGAACCGGCTTCTCTGTTCTGTGTAAATGGAGATAAGGATAAGTCAGACTCCAAGAGCAAGAAGAAAG CAGCCAAATCTGATAGTGATGACAGTGAACCAGAAACCAAGTCCAGCAAGTCAAAATCAAAAAAGAAGGAGAACGCCAACCCGGCATCCATGTTCGCAGCAGGGGGAGACAAGGACAAGGGTAAAGACAAGAACAAAgacaagaagaaaaagaaaggCAAGT CCAAAGCATCAGAGAGTGACGATTCTGACTCTGAGGCAGAAAAAGGGACAAAAAAGAAAAAGGGAaaagggaagaagaagaagaag GAGGAGAGGCCTCCATCCCCGGACATTGAGTTTGACAGCCTGGAGGAGTTTGTCCTGCAGCCAGCCCAGCAGGGGGTGACGGTCAAATGCAAGATGACCCGGGACAAGAGGGGCATGGACAAAGGCTTGTACCCCACATATTATCTCCACCTCGACAATGAAAAGAAG GTCTTTCTACTGGCTGGGAGAAAACGAAAGAAAAGCACAACCTCCAATTACCTTATCTCCATTGACCCCACAGACTTGTCTAGGGGTGGAGAAAATTTCATTGGAAAGTTGAG GTCCAATATGATGGGCACGAAGTTCACAGTGTTTGACAATGCTCTGCATCCAGACAGAGCTCTACCAGACATGTCCAATGCTCGCCAAGAACTAGCAGCCATCATTTAT GAAACTAATGTCTTGGGAATAAAGGGCCCCAGAAGGTTGACCGTCATCATCCCAGGGATGGGCAAGGACAGTGAACGGGTACCCATCCGACCTCGCAGC GACAACAACGGTTTACTGATGAAGTTCCAGAACAGAAAGATGGACAATCTGATCGAACTCCACAACAAGACCCCCACGTGGAACGACGACACGGCGTCACATGTGCTGAACTTCAACGGCAGGGTCACACAGGCCTCCATCAAGAACTTTCAGATCATCCACAGCAAAGATG AGGCCTATATTGTGATGCAGTTTGGACGAGTAGCAGATGATGCTTTCACTCTGGACTATAGCTACCCCATGTGTGCGGTGCAGGCCTTTGCCATCGCTCTATCCAGCTTTGATGGCAAAATAACCTGCGAATAA